Genomic segment of Acidiferrobacteraceae bacterium:
TCCGGTTCAGCTCGTCCAGGCTGACCTTGTGCTTCTTGTTCATCTCGTAGTAGAGCCTGGGATTGCGCACGGTGACGTCGTCGAGGATGAGGACGTCCTGTCCAAGGGAGCTGAGGTCGAGCTTGAAGCTGATCTCCTTCAGGGAGAACGCGGTCCGGGTCTTGAAGCCCTTGGGGTTGGCGATGGTGAGGCCGTAGACCGCTCCGACACCGTCCTTGAGCCCGATGTGCACCCGCTGGACGTGCACGGCCGTTCGGTAGGCCCGGGTACCGTATCTCTCGATCGCGGCCCGGGCGATGGAATCCAGATTGTGGAGGAAATACCACGCGACCCCGCCGGCGGCGAGAATCAGAACCGCAACGACTGCGATGAGCGCCTTCTTCATTCTCGCCCCCTGGACCGGCGTTTTTGTTGCGCCTAGTATAGCGAACTTGTCGATCCTGCTGTTCTTCGTGAGCAAGCAGGTCTCCGCAGCCGGTATCTGTCTGGCTCTTCCCGCGATCGGTGCGCCATTTTCGATATAAGGTTCTTTTCTTCGGGCGATCACCGCCGGAGATGCCTGCACCCCGGCCTGCGGCGAAATTGGGACCAGCGCTAGACCGACGCTTGCGTTGAAGGGTAAAAAAGTTTTGACAGTTTGATGGCAAAATTACCATCACACGTTTTGCAGTAGCCTACGATTTGTTGTCTCCTTTTTGCCATCAAACTCCATTTCTATACGTCGGCAAATTCGAAACCAGTCAAGCCGGTTCGTCGGCCGACGAACGGTTTTCTGTGTTAAGGCTATGTCGGGAACTCGGACTTGGTGGTATGGTCCACATAGCCAAATGTTCGCGAAGCAACCTGGCGCGCTGAACGAAATGCAGTGTCAACGTCATGACAGGTGAACGAATGGCAACAGAATGGAAAGACAGCATCCACCGCCAGCGCGAAGAGCTTGCAAGCATCTTGCGCGAGCCGATCGAACAGGTAGCCCGGGAGCTGACGCCCCTGTGGAACAACCAGGAGCAGATCGAGGCGCTGCTCAAACAACACTTCACCAGCATTCCACACTGCACCACCCTTTATGTGCTCACCACCGGAGGTGTGCAGATCTGCGAGAATATTGAACGCGCTGGCGTCGTGCCGGGACACCACGGACGCGACCGCTCACATCGGCCCTACATGAAGGAGGCCGTGCCCGTCTGGGGGTTCCTGCTGTCCGATGCCTACATCAGCCTGCACCGGAACCGTCCTTCCCTGACGGCGCTACAGATCGTTCGCGATGGGGATCAGATACTCGGCTATCTCGGCGCGGACTTCGACCTGCGTGACCTGCCCGCCACCTCCGAGCCGTATCACGAACCCGGATACTGGCGTCAGATCAAGGGCGATCCGGCCATCCGCAGCCTGGTATTTCAGCAGACCCGGGTGGAAAGCCCGCTGGACCTGAATCTGGAACAGGTCTTTGTCATACTGGAAGAGATGCTGACCGAGCGCGGGGTGTTTCAGGCGCAGATCCATTTCTCCAGCAGCCAGGCCACGATCTGGACCGAACGCGACCCGTATCGCTACAACATCCTGGATATTGACGCGCTGACAGATCCGGATATCTGCCTGGTCTATCCGCGGCAGGCGTATCCGGCACAAGCAGTGATTCCCGCCGACCGGATCACCGCGATCCTGGATACCTTGGGAAAATTGCGCATGGCTGACGAGAATCTCTATCTGCGCCTGGCATCGATCAATATTTTCAACGGCATGATCAGCCTGACGTTCTCCTGCGACGGCTCGCACTACATGCCGTACGACGAGTTCCTGCAGAAGAATGCGGATTTCTGGATCGGTGCCGCGGCCTGAGCGGGCGGGCGGTCTCAGTCCTCGAGGTTGTGCTTCATCTTTTCGAACTGCTCCTCATCGATCTCACCATTGGCATAGCGCCGCTTGAGGATGTCCAGTGGCGTCTCGCGTGAGCCACCGGGAAAGGGCCTGCCCATCAGCCACCGCACCAGGACGACGATGCCGAGGATGACCACGCCCCAATAGAAAAGCATGAATATCCAGCCAAAGGGAAACATACCGAATCCAAAACCAAAATCGTGCATGGCGGCCTCCTGTGGGATACCTGCCGGGCGACCAGTGTAGCGCGATCCGCAAGCGACCGCCCCCTAGCCGCCGGGACCTTCTTTCCGCAGCCAGTCCCGCAGCAGCACCATGCGGTCATTGCCCCAGAACAACTCGCCACCGACGACGAAGGTGGGTACGCCGAAGACCCCGGCCGCGTCCGCCGCCGCCAGCCCCGCGGCTTGTTCCGCGGCCGTGGCCGGGTCGTCCAGGGTGCTCAGGAATTCATCCTCCGCCATCCTACAGGACACGGCCCGGCGCACGCACTCGGCGCGATCGATCTGCGTGATGTCCGGGTCCGAGAACATGGCGGCGAACAGGGCGTGGGTATACGGAACGACCTGCCCGAGGCGCCTGGCCGCCATGGTGGCCCGCGCCAGCAAATCGATGTCGAATTGCACCCGCCCGCGGGGCTCGATGAAGGGAACGCCGTAGTGCGCCGCCCAGCGCTTCGCATCCCGTTCGCGATAGTCCCAGTCATACTGGCCGGAGACCGGCTCGCCGGCGAAGGGATCGCCCTTCTTGCGCCAACCCAGGGCGCCACTGTTGAGGGGGATCCAGTTCACATCACAACCGGTGTCGCGCGCGAGTGCCTCCATCTGCGTGGATGCAAGATAGGAATAACGGCTGCCCATGGAATAGTAGAAATCGACGACGTTCATGAATCCGTTCTTGTCAGTCCGGGAGAGATGCCACTGTAGCATCCAGTTCCGGCCGGCGGAACGGGAGTCGTCCCCTTCCGGAGACTAGACGGACACAACTACGGTATTCCGGCCCTTGCGCTTGGCGCTGTAGAGGGCGTCGTCCGCGCGGGTAATGAGGTCGCCGAACTCCTTGTCCCGTTCCGTGTACACGGCGACTCCAACACTGACCGTGACATGCTCTTCCGTCTCGTTGACGCGAATCGTTCGCTCTTCCACCACCGAACGGATGCGCTCCGCCAGTCGACTACCCCCAACTGCGTCACTCTCCGGAAGCAGCACCGCGAACTCCTCCCCCCCGTATCGGCAGAAAACATCGGGCTTGCGCAAGATGCCACAGATTGCGCCAACTACGGTTTTCAGCACCTCATCGCCGGCGGCAAGCCCATAGGTATCGTTGATGTGCTTGAAGTGATCCACGTCGAACAGGACCACGGACAATGGCCGGTTGTAGCGCTGCGCCTGATCGAAGATTTCCTGGCCGAGGGTAAAGAAGTTGCGGCGGTTGCCGATACCCGTGAGAGGATCCGTGTTGGCCTGTTCCCGCAGCCGGTCCTCCAGCACCTCGCGCTGCTCAATCTCGTGTTTGAGATCGTCGGCGCGATGCCGAACCTGGTTCATCGCCAACCACTGGTCGCGTCGCAACTCCTTGATACGGCCGGACAGGACCAGCCCCAGCACGTTGGCGGTAACGAAGAAGTTGGCGACCACGGATGGATGGAAGCCCGCTTGCGGTGGAACCAGCCTGTGCACGACAGCGAATCCGATGGCGAAACAGGCGGAGCATAGAATCTGGCGCGAGTAGCGCATGGGAAAGAGGACATACGCCGCCAGTGTCGCGATCAGATAGGTCAGAGCCGCCATCATGTACCCTTCCGTGCTCGGCTCCAGGTAGTCCTGGTACAGGAAGATCACATCCGACGCGACGCAGAATCCGACGATGTACAGAAACACCGCCAACTCGAGGTGCACGCGCTCCGCAAAGTGCCGGAGGAAAAGCACAAGTACTCCAGCGAGAACCAGCAGGCCGAGACGGGATGCCACGGTGGCGACAATGGCGTCGCGTGCGCTTTGCTCCACCAGATCGATGGGGAGAAAGCTGGCGTAAACGAGCGAAACGACGACCAAAGCACGAATGACGTGCTGCAAATCGAGTTCGTGGGTCTCGCTCCGGTACTGACGCTCCAGATCTTTGTCCCGGAACCTCCCCAACAAAAAGTGGAAAGACCGGCTTTCCTGATTTTCTTCTGTCTCGGCCATGCAGGACCAATATCGCTCGTCGGCGAACGGCGCACGCCGGTTCACCGGATCCACCGGAATTTGGCCACCTTCTTGTGATGTGAGTGGCCCCCAGCCCTTTCTCACTAGGAAGTATAGCCAAAAGGGCCGGGGTGAAGAAAAACTGCGCCCTGATCGTGCCCGCTTCCGGGCCAGGACCAGGCCGCGTGCGGGTATTTATCCGGGGAGCGATCCGGGGGAAAGGAACTCGACGGCCATCCCGGCGAGGAACAGCAGTGCAATGACCGCGATCATGACCAGGAGGGAAATTCCGAATGCCTTCCAGTTGGAAGC
This window contains:
- a CDS encoding SHOCT domain-containing protein; translation: MHDFGFGFGMFPFGWIFMLFYWGVVILGIVVLVRWLMGRPFPGGSRETPLDILKRRYANGEIDEEQFEKMKHNLED
- a CDS encoding DsbA family protein, whose translation is MNVVDFYYSMGSRYSYLASTQMEALARDTGCDVNWIPLNSGALGWRKKGDPFAGEPVSGQYDWDYRERDAKRWAAHYGVPFIEPRGRVQFDIDLLARATMAARRLGQVVPYTHALFAAMFSDPDITQIDRAECVRRAVSCRMAEDEFLSTLDDPATAAEQAAGLAAADAAGVFGVPTFVVGGELFWGNDRMVLLRDWLRKEGPGG
- a CDS encoding GGDEF domain-containing protein — its product is MAETEENQESRSFHFLLGRFRDKDLERQYRSETHELDLQHVIRALVVVSLVYASFLPIDLVEQSARDAIVATVASRLGLLVLAGVLVLFLRHFAERVHLELAVFLYIVGFCVASDVIFLYQDYLEPSTEGYMMAALTYLIATLAAYVLFPMRYSRQILCSACFAIGFAVVHRLVPPQAGFHPSVVANFFVTANVLGLVLSGRIKELRRDQWLAMNQVRHRADDLKHEIEQREVLEDRLREQANTDPLTGIGNRRNFFTLGQEIFDQAQRYNRPLSVVLFDVDHFKHINDTYGLAAGDEVLKTVVGAICGILRKPDVFCRYGGEEFAVLLPESDAVGGSRLAERIRSVVEERTIRVNETEEHVTVSVGVAVYTERDKEFGDLITRADDALYSAKRKGRNTVVVSV